In Sphingobacterium sp. R2, the genomic stretch CTAACCAAAATATCCTCCCGCAATGGAATTTCCATCGCTCTGGCTATTCCCCTTCCAAAGTAGGTAGATTGATTATATCCTCTTTTTCGTAGTTTACTACGATGTAAAGGCACGGGAATCACAAAATCGATATCTCGGTATGCCTTTACTTCGATTAATTTTAAGCCATATTGATAGCCAAAATATTCCGCAAGAAAAGGTTGGTTATTGTATTTAATCTGATAGATTAGACGCTCTACACGGCTATCCTTTTGCATGAACAAAAAAGAGCATGCTTCTTCTAACGGTGCTTTTCCCCAGAGCTGTCTTGCGGTATCATTATCTGAATATTCGTGATAGTTCGTATAGGGCAAATGAAAATCGCATGCTATGCAGATAAACTTTTCCTGATATTTTAGCACACAACCGCAACATCCACATTCTCTCGGAAAAAATATAGATAAAAAATCGCCAAAAAGCTTATTTAGTTCGGACTTCATCTGGTTAACTATCCTATTAAAGATAGAAATAATCCCCCAGATTATGCTTCAGATTCCTCTTCTTTCTTATCCTTGATAGCTAATTGCCCACAAGCGGCATCAATATCCTTTCCACGGCTACGTCTCACATTCGTGATGATTCCTTGACTTTTAAGATAATTTGCAAAAATTTCGATTTTATCTGCCTCGGCATTTAGGAAGTCTGCTAA encodes the following:
- a CDS encoding ComF family protein codes for the protein MKSELNKLFGDFLSIFFPRECGCCGCVLKYQEKFICIACDFHLPYTNYHEYSDNDTARQLWGKAPLEEACSFLFMQKDSRVERLIYQIKYNNQPFLAEYFGYQYGLKLIEVKAYRDIDFVIPVPLHRSKLRKRGYNQSTYFGRGIARAMEIPLREDILVRKKATISQTGKGRLERYENVSDIFDCQTTVLMDNVHILLVDDVLTTGATVISAALMLFESFDCRISVATLARA